In Candidatus Woesearchaeota archaeon, the genomic window GAAGCAAGGATTACATTAAGGAAATCTCTGAGCACCACATCTCTGGCTCATTGAAGATTGCGCCTGAGCATTTCTCTGAAAAAGTCCTGAAATTAATGAACAAGAACGTTCCCGGATTTTCGGAATTCTATGAATATTTTAACTCAATAAACAAGGAAAAAGGGCAGTTCCTGAAATACTACCTTATGATAGGACATCCTGGGGAAGATGAGGAAACCATGAAAGAATTGGTTTCAAATGCAAAAAAGCTCTCAAATATCGAGCAGTTTCAGCTCTTCACCCCAACACCAATGAGCGTCTCAACCTGCATGTACTGGACGGGGTTAGACCCTTACACAAAAAAGCCGGTTCCT contains:
- a CDS encoding DUF3362 domain-containing protein translates to SKDYIKEISEHHISGSLKIAPEHFSEKVLKLMNKNVPGFSEFYEYFNSINKEKGQFLKYYLMIGHPGEDEETMKELVSNAKKLSNIEQFQLFTPTPMSVSTCMYWTGLDPYTKKPVPVVRDYSTKKKFKRMMLECVSNSERNFYAED